TGGCGGGACCCCGAATCGCGGATGCCCAGCGGCAACGCACGAATCGCCCCATCTCCGTAAATGTACAGAAAGCCGAAGAGGGCCAAATCGGCCGGCGCGTGACCGCCACGGGAACGCTCTTTGCGCAAAGCGATGTGAAGCTCATGGCCCAGGCGGAGGGCCGGGTGCTGGAGGTTCTTGTCCGTGAGGGCGACCGGGTCCGTAAGGGACAGGTTCTTGCCCGGTTCGATGACACCCTGATCCGGATCGAGCTGGCCTTGGCCGAGAGCGAGCGGGCCGCCGTTCGCGCGAGAAGAAAAAAGATGGAGGCGGGTTTTCTCCCCGAGGAGATTGCGGCGGTGGTGGCCGAAGTATCGCAGGCGCGCGCCGCCCTGGATCGTACCCGCGCCGAGGTGGCCGCGACCCGGGCCCGTTTGAAGGAAGCGGAATCCAACGCCCAATCGCTGGAATCTCTCTACAAGCGCGGCGTGGTGAGCCGGCTCGAATGGATCAAGGTGACCGCCGAGCTGAACCGCGCCCGCGCCGAGGTGAACGAGCGGCAGGCCCGCCTCGCGGAGGATTCCGCGCGGATCCGGGTCGTCGAGGAGCGCCTGAAGATCAAGCGAATCGGTAGCCGCCCCGAGGATGTGGAGGCCGCCCGCGCCGAGGAGCAAAAGGCCATCCACAAGGTGCAGTTCCTTCGGGTTCGTCTGGGATATTTTCAGATCCAATCTCCCATATCGGGTGTTGTCGCGGAGCGGAACATCGAGCCAGGCGATCTCGCGGTGGAAAAGGCCCATGTCCTGAGCCTGGCGCACATTCGAACCCTCCGGCTCCGGGCCCGCGTGAGCGAGCTCGATCTTCCGGCGCTGCGCGTGGGACAGGAGGTAGTGATTCAAGTGGATGCCTATCCCGATCGCCACTTCCGCGGAAAGCTCACCCGTCTCTTCCCGAGGGTAGACCCGCAGTCCCGGCAGGTTATGGCCGAGGTCGAATTGTCGAACGCCGACTACGTTTTGCGGCCCGGTCTTCTGGCGCGCCTGACTTTCGAGCCGGTCCTCGGAGCGGTGACCATCGTTCTTCCGGTGAGCGCGGTGGAGTGGGATGCGTCGGGCGATCAGAAAAAGGGCTTTGTCTACGTTCTCTCGCCCGATCCGCGGGGGAAAGTGGGGAAAACGCCGGGCCGCCCGCGCGGAGCCGGTGTGGCGCAGGCGAGCGAGCCGCCCCAGCCGGGGGGGAAATCCACCGGCTTCATCGTACGGCGGCGCGCCGTCCGCTTCGGCGGCCAGGCGTCCCAGAAGATTCAAATCCTGGAAGGGCTGAAGACGGGGGAGCAGGTGGTGATCAGCGCGATTTCCAGCCTGCGGGATGGCCAGCCGGTGCGGGTGGTCGGCCCATAGGGAGCGGAATTGCATGTCGTTGAGCCAGCTCTCCATCCGCCGCCCGGTCGGTACCGTGATGTTGGTGGTGTGCGCCCTCGTTTTGGGTTTTTTCTCCCTCACCCGGCTTCCCGTCGATCTGATCCCCCGCATCATCTATCCGCGGATTTTCCTGAGCGTGGAGTTCGAGAGCGCCGACCCGGCCGTGGTCGAGGAGCAGGTGACGAAGATCATCGAGCAGGAGTTGGCCACGACGGAGGGGCTGGTGCGCCTCTACACGCGCAGCCAGGAGGGGCGCGCCCGCGTGTGGATGTTCTTCGACTTCAAGCGCGACATTGACCTCGCGCTCCAGGACGCGATTACGAAATTCAATCTCGCGCGGCGGAATCTGCCCAATGAGATCCAGCAGCAGATCCAGAAATTCCAGATTTTCAAGGCGGACCCGGCCCAGCGGCCGATCATCGAGTTCGCCCTCTCCTCGAAATCCAAAAAAGGGCAGGAGCTGCAAGCCTGGGCGAATCAGGTCCTCGCTCCCCAGCTCATGGTGGTGCCGGGGACAGCCTCGGTGGAGGCCTTCGGAGGCCAGAACGAGGAAATACAGATTCTCGTTGATTTTCCCCGCCTCCAGAGCCTCGGCCTCAACCTCTCATCGGTCCTTGCTCGGATTCGCTCGGAAAATCTCGATATCACCGGCGGCCGGGTGGTGACCGAAAGCCGCGAATACACCAGCCGCACGCTGGGAAAGGTGGGTTCGGCGAAGGAGCTCTCCGACCTGATCTTCCGGACCCCCGACGGGCGCAAGGTCTATCTTCGCGATTTCGCAAAGGTCGTGGACAGCGGCCAGGAGCAGCGGATTTTCACCTGGTTCAACGGCGCCAAAAGCGTCAAGGTCGTCGTTCTCAAACAGCCCAATGCAAATACCCTCGAGGTGATTGACGGCATCAAGCGGCGCATCGAATTTCTGCGCCTCTACAATATTCTTCCAGCGGATGTTTCTTTCACGCCTGTGGCGGACCAGAGTTTTTTCATCCGGTCGTCCATCTGGAACGTCCTCACCTCCGTCCTCATCGGGGGCACATTGGCGATCCTCGTCGTCTTCCTGTTCTTGGGCAGCCTGC
This genomic interval from bacterium contains the following:
- a CDS encoding efflux RND transporter periplasmic adaptor subunit; this translates as MEKRERPFAKIFTPPPSVRVCFILGLTLGGHLLLLAGPRIADAQRQRTNRPISVNVQKAEEGQIGRRVTATGTLFAQSDVKLMAQAEGRVLEVLVREGDRVRKGQVLARFDDTLIRIELALAESERAAVRARRKKMEAGFLPEEIAAVVAEVSQARAALDRTRAEVAATRARLKEAESNAQSLESLYKRGVVSRLEWIKVTAELNRARAEVNERQARLAEDSARIRVVEERLKIKRIGSRPEDVEAARAEEQKAIHKVQFLRVRLGYFQIQSPISGVVAERNIEPGDLAVEKAHVLSLAHIRTLRLRARVSELDLPALRVGQEVVIQVDAYPDRHFRGKLTRLFPRVDPQSRQVMAEVELSNADYVLRPGLLARLTFEPVLGAVTIVLPVSAVEWDASGDQKKGFVYVLSPDPRGKVGKTPGRPRGAGVAQASEPPQPGGKSTGFIVRRRAVRFGGQASQKIQILEGLKTGEQVVISAISSLRDGQPVRVVGP